A genome region from Arachis duranensis cultivar V14167 chromosome 6, aradu.V14167.gnm2.J7QH, whole genome shotgun sequence includes the following:
- the LOC107495723 gene encoding BTB/POZ domain-containing protein At2g30600 isoform X1, whose product MVEKKDTFLTVPPFECAWREDLKFREAGRGCVAFEAYACNDVTLVFRQNVGSQGYHYKRDSSPHYTVILGSHRNRRLRIEVNGKNVVDVAGIGLCCSSSFQSYWISIYDGLISVGNGNYPLQGVVFQWRDPNPNCGVQYIGLSSWDKHVKYRNVNVLSLTPHVPQWKHVSFGVSQVEDGEGEEIIMMDYEKWGLKNFLESWELSDMLFIVGSEERPVPAHKAILAASGNFSFCSPSSFVVKLPMVSYGVLHALLQYIYTGWTQILQHQLGSLRALSLQFEVMSLVKQCEENMERLKQDDKLTDPSKIVELTYPCIQLHSSTLASLPISIERLRQFKLTGQYSDVNIYIESYGLVARAHKVVLSLWSVPFAKMFTNGMSESMTSELTLKDVPAEAFMAMLDFLYDGELNDKIIDSGALLLQLLLLADQFGVTFLHQECCKMLLDCLSEDSVCPLLQVISSIPSCRPIRETLERRISMNFDYYISSSTDFVSLDEATFINIIKHPDLTVTSEEKVLNAILMFGMRTKELLGWEMVDELLVNSKPEILFGERLQSVYDLLPFVRFPLLPYSLLEKLQKSNITSHIPVLQDLVDEAINFIQCGQARLENEEKVRFQHRHSSYRELQYICDGDNHGVLYFAGTSYGEHPWVNPLLAERKTITITASSPRSRYTDPKVLVSRTYQGTCYAGPRLENGHICSWWMVDLGQDHQLMCNYYTLRQDGSKAFPRSWNFQGSLDGKNWTNLRVHENDGTVCKPGQFASWSITGPNALLPFRYFRVVLTRPTVDATNPWNFSLCYLELYGYFH is encoded by the exons ATGGTGGAGAAGAAGGACACGTTCTTAACGGTTCCGCCATTCGAGTGCGCGTGGAGAGAGGATCTCAAGTTCCGAGAAGCCGGTCGCGGCTGCGTGGCGTTCGAGGCGTACGCCTGCAACGACGTCACTTTGGTGTTTCGTCAGAATGTTGGAAGCCAAGG GTATCACTATAAAAGGGACAGTAGCCCTCACTACACCGTGATATTGGGGAGCCACCGGAACCGGCGACTTCGGATCGAGGTCAACGGGAAAAACGTTGTAGACGTGGCAGGGATTGGTTTGTGCTGTTCCTCCTCGTTCCAGAGCTACTGGATCAGCATTTACGACGGTTTGATAAGTGTTGGTAATGGAAACTACCCTCTCCAGGGTGTTGTGTTCCAGTGGAGGGACCCGAACCCGAACTGTGGGGTTCAGTACATTGGGCTGAGCAGCTGGGACAAGCATGTCAAGTATAGGAATGTAAATGTGTTGTCTTTGACGCCTCACGTGCCCCAGTGGAAGCACGTGAGTTTTGGTGTGTCTCAGGTTGAGGATGGTGAAGGGGAAGAGATCATCATGATGGATTATGAGAAATGGGGACTTAAGAATTTTCTTGAGAGTTGGGAGTTGTCTGACATGTTGTTCATAGTTGGTTCCGAGGAACGGCCTGTGCCTGCTCATAAGGCGATCTTGGCAGCTTCTGGAAACTTTTCTTTCTGCTCGCCTTCATCGTTCGTCGTTAAGCTGCCCATGGTTTCTTATGGCGTTCTTCATGCCCTGCTTCAGTACATATACACTGGCTGGACCCAG ATTCTGCAGCATCAGCTTGGGTCATTGAGGGCTTTGAGCCTACAGTTTGAAGTGATGTCACTGGTGAAGCAATGTGAGGAGAATATGGAACGACTTAAGCAAGATGATAAGCTGACTGATCCTAGCAAGATAGTGGAGTTAACATACCCGTGCATTCAGCTGCATTCTTCGACTTTGGCCTCGCTTCCTATCAGCATTGAGAGACTCAGACAATTCAAGTTAACTGGCCAGTACAGTGACGTAAATATCTACATTGAGAGTTACGGCCTTGTTGCACGAGCACATAAAGTTGTACTCAGTTTATGGAGTGTTCCGTTTGCCAAG ATGTTCACAAATGGAATGAGTGAAAGCATGACCTCAGAGCTTACTCTAAAGGATGTACCGGCAGAAGCTTTCATGGCAATGCTCGACTTCTTATACGATGGTGAATTGAATGACAAAATTATTGATTCTGGCGCATTGTTGCTCCAGCTGCTTTTGTTGGCTGACCAATTTGGAGTGACTTTTCTTCATCAAGAATGCTGCAAAATGCTTTTAGATTGCCTCTCAGAG GACTCAGTATGTCCACTTCTCCAAGTGATTTCTTCAATCCCATCATGTAGACCTATTAGAGAAACATTAGAGAGGAGAATTTCAATGAACTTTGACTATTATATCAGTTCAAGTACTGATTTTGTTTCGTTAGATGAGGCAACTTTCATCAATATCATTAAG CATCCAGATCTGACAGTAACATCTGAGGAGAAAGTTCTTAACGCAATTCTAATGTTCGGCATGAGAACGAAAGAATTGCTTGGGTGGGAAATGGTGGATGAGTTGCTGGTTAATTCAAAACCTGAGATCCTTTTTGGGGAGAGGCTGCAGTCAGTTTATGACTTATTGCCATTTGTGCGGTTTCCGCTGCTACCATATTCCTTACTTGAGAAG TTGCAGAAAAGCAACATTACCTCGCATATTCCTGTTTTGCAAGATCTT GTTGACGAAGCTATCAATTTCATTCAATGTGGACAAGCGAGGctggaaaatgaagaaaa GGTTAGATTCCAACATAGGCATTCCAGTTACCGGGAGCTCCAGTACATTTGTGATGGGGACAACCATGGAGTTTTGTACTTTGCAGGCACATCCTATGGTGAACACCCATGGGTCAATCCTCTCTTAGCAGAG CGAAAGACAATTACCATCACAGCGAGCAGTCCCCGCTCGAGATACACCGATCCCAAAGTTTTGGTCTCAAGAACCTACCAG GGAACATGCTATGCTGGGCCTCGATTGGAAAATGGCCATATCTGTTCTTGGTGGATGGTTGATCTTGGCCAAGACCATCAG CTCATGTGCAACTACTATACGCTTAGGCAGGATGGTTCCAAGGCCTTCCCAAGAAGTTGGAATTTTCAG GGCTCACTTGATGGGAAGAATTGGACAAACTTGAGAGTCCATGAAAATGATGGAACAGTGTGCAAGCCAGGTCAGTTCGCATCTTGGTCAATAACCGGACCCAACGCTTTACTTCCCTTCAGGTATTTTCGGGTTGTTTTGACTCGGCCGACCGTTGATGCCACGAATCCCTGGAACTTCTCTCTCTGTTACCTGGAACTGTATGGTTATTTCCATTAG
- the LOC107495723 gene encoding BTB/POZ domain-containing protein At2g30600 isoform X3, producing the protein MVEKKDTFLTVPPFECAWREDLKFREAGRGCVAFEAYACNDVTLVFRQNVGSQGYHYKRDSSPHYTVILGSHRNRRLRIEVNGKNVVDVAGIGLCCSSSFQSYWISIYDGLISVGNGNYPLQGVVFQWRDPNPNCGVQYIGLSSWDKHVKYRNVNVLSLTPHVPQWKHVSFGVSQVEDGEGEEIIMMDYEKWGLKNFLESWELSDMLFIVGSEERPVPAHKAILAASGNFSFCSPSSFVVKLPMVSYGVLHALLQYIYTGWTQILQHQLGSLRALSLQFEVMSLVKQCEENMERLKQDDKLTDPSKIVELTYPCIQLHSSTLASLPISIERLRQFKLTGQYSDVNIYIESYGLVARAHKVVLSLWSVPFAKMFTNGMSESMTSELTLKDVPAEAFMAMLDFLYDGELNDKIIDSGALLLQLLLLADQFGVTFLHQECCKMLLDCLSEDSVCPLLQVISSIPSCRPIRETLERRISMNFDYYISSSTDFVSLDEATFINIIKHPDLTVTSEEKVLNAILMFGMRTKELLGWEMVDELLVNSKPEILFGERLQSVYDLLPFVRFPLLPYSLLEKLQKSNITSHIPVLQDLVDEAINFIQCGQARLENEEKVRFQHRHSSYRELQYICDGDNHGVLYFAGTSYGEHPWVNPLLAERKTITITASSPRSRYTDPKVLVSRTYQGTCYAGPRLENGHICSWWMVDLGQDHQLMCNYYTLRQDGSKAFPRSWNFQDSLDGKNWTNLRVHENDGTVCKPGQFASCR; encoded by the exons ATGGTGGAGAAGAAGGACACGTTCTTAACGGTTCCGCCATTCGAGTGCGCGTGGAGAGAGGATCTCAAGTTCCGAGAAGCCGGTCGCGGCTGCGTGGCGTTCGAGGCGTACGCCTGCAACGACGTCACTTTGGTGTTTCGTCAGAATGTTGGAAGCCAAGG GTATCACTATAAAAGGGACAGTAGCCCTCACTACACCGTGATATTGGGGAGCCACCGGAACCGGCGACTTCGGATCGAGGTCAACGGGAAAAACGTTGTAGACGTGGCAGGGATTGGTTTGTGCTGTTCCTCCTCGTTCCAGAGCTACTGGATCAGCATTTACGACGGTTTGATAAGTGTTGGTAATGGAAACTACCCTCTCCAGGGTGTTGTGTTCCAGTGGAGGGACCCGAACCCGAACTGTGGGGTTCAGTACATTGGGCTGAGCAGCTGGGACAAGCATGTCAAGTATAGGAATGTAAATGTGTTGTCTTTGACGCCTCACGTGCCCCAGTGGAAGCACGTGAGTTTTGGTGTGTCTCAGGTTGAGGATGGTGAAGGGGAAGAGATCATCATGATGGATTATGAGAAATGGGGACTTAAGAATTTTCTTGAGAGTTGGGAGTTGTCTGACATGTTGTTCATAGTTGGTTCCGAGGAACGGCCTGTGCCTGCTCATAAGGCGATCTTGGCAGCTTCTGGAAACTTTTCTTTCTGCTCGCCTTCATCGTTCGTCGTTAAGCTGCCCATGGTTTCTTATGGCGTTCTTCATGCCCTGCTTCAGTACATATACACTGGCTGGACCCAG ATTCTGCAGCATCAGCTTGGGTCATTGAGGGCTTTGAGCCTACAGTTTGAAGTGATGTCACTGGTGAAGCAATGTGAGGAGAATATGGAACGACTTAAGCAAGATGATAAGCTGACTGATCCTAGCAAGATAGTGGAGTTAACATACCCGTGCATTCAGCTGCATTCTTCGACTTTGGCCTCGCTTCCTATCAGCATTGAGAGACTCAGACAATTCAAGTTAACTGGCCAGTACAGTGACGTAAATATCTACATTGAGAGTTACGGCCTTGTTGCACGAGCACATAAAGTTGTACTCAGTTTATGGAGTGTTCCGTTTGCCAAG ATGTTCACAAATGGAATGAGTGAAAGCATGACCTCAGAGCTTACTCTAAAGGATGTACCGGCAGAAGCTTTCATGGCAATGCTCGACTTCTTATACGATGGTGAATTGAATGACAAAATTATTGATTCTGGCGCATTGTTGCTCCAGCTGCTTTTGTTGGCTGACCAATTTGGAGTGACTTTTCTTCATCAAGAATGCTGCAAAATGCTTTTAGATTGCCTCTCAGAG GACTCAGTATGTCCACTTCTCCAAGTGATTTCTTCAATCCCATCATGTAGACCTATTAGAGAAACATTAGAGAGGAGAATTTCAATGAACTTTGACTATTATATCAGTTCAAGTACTGATTTTGTTTCGTTAGATGAGGCAACTTTCATCAATATCATTAAG CATCCAGATCTGACAGTAACATCTGAGGAGAAAGTTCTTAACGCAATTCTAATGTTCGGCATGAGAACGAAAGAATTGCTTGGGTGGGAAATGGTGGATGAGTTGCTGGTTAATTCAAAACCTGAGATCCTTTTTGGGGAGAGGCTGCAGTCAGTTTATGACTTATTGCCATTTGTGCGGTTTCCGCTGCTACCATATTCCTTACTTGAGAAG TTGCAGAAAAGCAACATTACCTCGCATATTCCTGTTTTGCAAGATCTT GTTGACGAAGCTATCAATTTCATTCAATGTGGACAAGCGAGGctggaaaatgaagaaaa GGTTAGATTCCAACATAGGCATTCCAGTTACCGGGAGCTCCAGTACATTTGTGATGGGGACAACCATGGAGTTTTGTACTTTGCAGGCACATCCTATGGTGAACACCCATGGGTCAATCCTCTCTTAGCAGAG CGAAAGACAATTACCATCACAGCGAGCAGTCCCCGCTCGAGATACACCGATCCCAAAGTTTTGGTCTCAAGAACCTACCAG GGAACATGCTATGCTGGGCCTCGATTGGAAAATGGCCATATCTGTTCTTGGTGGATGGTTGATCTTGGCCAAGACCATCAG CTCATGTGCAACTACTATACGCTTAGGCAGGATGGTTCCAAGGCCTTCCCAAGAAGTTGGAATTTTCAG GACTCACTTGATGGGAAAAATTGGACAAACTTGAGAGTCCATGAAAATGATGGAACAGTGTGCAAGCCGGGTCAGTTTGCATCTTGTCGATAA
- the LOC107495723 gene encoding BTB/POZ domain-containing protein At2g30600 isoform X2 translates to MVEKKDTFLTVPPFECAWREDLKFREAGRGCVAFEAYACNDVTLVFRQNVGSQGYHYKRDSSPHYTVILGSHRNRRLRIEVNGKNVVDVAGIGLCCSSSFQSYWISIYDGLISVGNGNYPLQGVVFQWRDPNPNCGVQYIGLSSWDKHVKYRNVNVLSLTPHVPQWKHVSFGVSQVEDGEGEEIIMMDYEKWGLKNFLESWELSDMLFIVGSEERPVPAHKAILAASGNFSFCSPSSFVVKLPMVSYGVLHALLQYIYTGWTQILQHQLGSLRALSLQFEVMSLVKQCEENMERLKQDDKLTDPSKIVELTYPCIQLHSSTLASLPISIERLRQFKLTGQYSDVNIYIESYGLVARAHKVVLSLWSVPFAKMFTNGMSESMTSELTLKDVPAEAFMAMLDFLYDGELNDKIIDSGALLLQLLLLADQFGVTFLHQECCKMLLDCLSEDSVCPLLQVISSIPSCRPIRETLERRISMNFDYYISSSTDFVSLDEATFINIIKHPDLTVTSEEKVLNAILMFGMRTKELLGWEMVDELLVNSKPEILFGERLQSVYDLLPFVRFPLLPYSLLEKLQKSNITSHIPVLQDLVDEAINFIQCGQARLENEEKVRFQHRHSSYRELQYICDGDNHGVLYFAGTSYGEHPWVNPLLAERKTITITASSPRSRYTDPKVLVSRTYQGTCYAGPRLENGHICSWWMVDLGQDHQLMCNYYTLRQDGSKAFPRSWNFQGSLDGKNWTNLRVHENDGTVCKPGQFASWSITGPNALLPFRYFRVVLTRPTVDATNPWNFSLCYLELYSYFH, encoded by the exons ATGGTGGAGAAGAAGGACACGTTCTTAACGGTTCCGCCATTCGAGTGCGCGTGGAGAGAGGATCTCAAGTTCCGAGAAGCCGGTCGCGGCTGCGTGGCGTTCGAGGCGTACGCCTGCAACGACGTCACTTTGGTGTTTCGTCAGAATGTTGGAAGCCAAGG GTATCACTATAAAAGGGACAGTAGCCCTCACTACACCGTGATATTGGGGAGCCACCGGAACCGGCGACTTCGGATCGAGGTCAACGGGAAAAACGTTGTAGACGTGGCAGGGATTGGTTTGTGCTGTTCCTCCTCGTTCCAGAGCTACTGGATCAGCATTTACGACGGTTTGATAAGTGTTGGTAATGGAAACTACCCTCTCCAGGGTGTTGTGTTCCAGTGGAGGGACCCGAACCCGAACTGTGGGGTTCAGTACATTGGGCTGAGCAGCTGGGACAAGCATGTCAAGTATAGGAATGTAAATGTGTTGTCTTTGACGCCTCACGTGCCCCAGTGGAAGCACGTGAGTTTTGGTGTGTCTCAGGTTGAGGATGGTGAAGGGGAAGAGATCATCATGATGGATTATGAGAAATGGGGACTTAAGAATTTTCTTGAGAGTTGGGAGTTGTCTGACATGTTGTTCATAGTTGGTTCCGAGGAACGGCCTGTGCCTGCTCATAAGGCGATCTTGGCAGCTTCTGGAAACTTTTCTTTCTGCTCGCCTTCATCGTTCGTCGTTAAGCTGCCCATGGTTTCTTATGGCGTTCTTCATGCCCTGCTTCAGTACATATACACTGGCTGGACCCAG ATTCTGCAGCATCAGCTTGGGTCATTGAGGGCTTTGAGCCTACAGTTTGAAGTGATGTCACTGGTGAAGCAATGTGAGGAGAATATGGAACGACTTAAGCAAGATGATAAGCTGACTGATCCTAGCAAGATAGTGGAGTTAACATACCCGTGCATTCAGCTGCATTCTTCGACTTTGGCCTCGCTTCCTATCAGCATTGAGAGACTCAGACAATTCAAGTTAACTGGCCAGTACAGTGACGTAAATATCTACATTGAGAGTTACGGCCTTGTTGCACGAGCACATAAAGTTGTACTCAGTTTATGGAGTGTTCCGTTTGCCAAG ATGTTCACAAATGGAATGAGTGAAAGCATGACCTCAGAGCTTACTCTAAAGGATGTACCGGCAGAAGCTTTCATGGCAATGCTCGACTTCTTATACGATGGTGAATTGAATGACAAAATTATTGATTCTGGCGCATTGTTGCTCCAGCTGCTTTTGTTGGCTGACCAATTTGGAGTGACTTTTCTTCATCAAGAATGCTGCAAAATGCTTTTAGATTGCCTCTCAGAG GACTCAGTATGTCCACTTCTCCAAGTGATTTCTTCAATCCCATCATGTAGACCTATTAGAGAAACATTAGAGAGGAGAATTTCAATGAACTTTGACTATTATATCAGTTCAAGTACTGATTTTGTTTCGTTAGATGAGGCAACTTTCATCAATATCATTAAG CATCCAGATCTGACAGTAACATCTGAGGAGAAAGTTCTTAACGCAATTCTAATGTTCGGCATGAGAACGAAAGAATTGCTTGGGTGGGAAATGGTGGATGAGTTGCTGGTTAATTCAAAACCTGAGATCCTTTTTGGGGAGAGGCTGCAGTCAGTTTATGACTTATTGCCATTTGTGCGGTTTCCGCTGCTACCATATTCCTTACTTGAGAAG TTGCAGAAAAGCAACATTACCTCGCATATTCCTGTTTTGCAAGATCTT GTTGACGAAGCTATCAATTTCATTCAATGTGGACAAGCGAGGctggaaaatgaagaaaa GGTTAGATTCCAACATAGGCATTCCAGTTACCGGGAGCTCCAGTACATTTGTGATGGGGACAACCATGGAGTTTTGTACTTTGCAGGCACATCCTATGGTGAACACCCATGGGTCAATCCTCTCTTAGCAGAG CGAAAGACAATTACCATCACAGCGAGCAGTCCCCGCTCGAGATACACCGATCCCAAAGTTTTGGTCTCAAGAACCTACCAG GGAACATGCTATGCTGGGCCTCGATTGGAAAATGGCCATATCTGTTCTTGGTGGATGGTTGATCTTGGCCAAGACCATCAG CTCATGTGCAACTACTATACGCTTAGGCAGGATGGTTCCAAGGCCTTCCCAAGAAGTTGGAATTTTCAG GGCTCACTTGATGGGAAGAATTGGACAAACTTGAGAGTCCATGAAAATGATGGAACAGTGTGCAAGCCAGGTCAGTTCGCATCTTGGTCAATAACCGGACCCAACGCTTTACTTCCCTTCAGGTATTTTCGGGTTGTTTTGACTCGGCCGACCGTTGATGCCACGAATCCCTGGAACTTCTCTCTCTGTTAC CTGGAACTGTATAGTTACTTCCATTAG
- the LOC107495725 gene encoding vacuolar protein sorting-associated protein 36: protein MSGNFLPPVQLTASGRPVLQRNEIECFYLSSVDLISEDEPTNIPFPNLKSGLLILTSHRLLWISDSSSSESTGAFAVPLAAISHIFSHKKSIKSMFASPRIRFQLSLTPDGRVSGHGLRSVVATIVLRGKGDCDAFLAKFWENWRARAWEDDGPAPGSSSNSGSAPASSGIYSSDGTVRMVGVAGILRKEQEMWESTDKSLQDAFQDLNALMSKAKEMVMLAEKMRQKLLSGSTSQTNASNDEEMGTKEEMQDWLLSVGIISPVTKESAGAMYHQQLSRQLADFVKVPLERAGGMVNLIDIYCLFNRARGTELISPDDLLQACSLWEKFDVPVVLRKFDSGVMVIQNKSHSDEEVFTKIKVLVMKPDTLRAGISASDAARTLGVAPAMAKEHLLSAESKGLLCRDISPDGFRFYINLFTEIDRDDLHLVKDHGIYATWVRANHAPQ from the exons ATGTCCGGTAACTTCTTGCCGCCGGTGCAGCTCACCGCAAGCGGCCGTCCGGTTCTCCAACGGAACGAAATCGAATGTTTCTATCTCTCTTCTGTGGACCTTATCTCCGAAGACGAACCCACCAACATCCCCTTCCCTAATCTCAAATCGGGCCTCCTTATCCTCACCAGCCACCGCCTCCTCTGGATTTCCGATTCTTCTTCCTCCGAATCGACCGGCGCCTTTGCCGTCCCCCTCGCCGCAATCTCCCACATTTTCTCCCACAAGAAGTCCATCAAGTCCATGTTTGCTTCGCCGAGGATCCGCTTCCAGCTGTCGCTGACGCCGGACGGTAGGGTTTCGGGCCACGGTTTGAGATCGGTGGTAGCAACGATTGTTTTGAGGGGCAAGGGGGACTGTGATGCCTTCCTCGCCAAGTTTTGGGAGAATTGGCGCGCCAGGGCCTGGGAGGATGACGGGCCTGCTCCGGGCTCCAGTTCGAATTCAGGTTCGGCTCCGGCTTCGAGTGGTATTTATTCGAGCGATGGGACTGTGAGGATGGTGGGAGTGGCAGGGATACTGAGGAAGGAGCAGGAGATGTGGGAGAGTACTGATAAGAGCTTGCAGGATGCATTTCAAGATTTGAATGCTCTCATG AGCAAGGCCAAAGAGATGGTAATGCTAGCAGAGAAAATGAGGCAAAAACTTTTGTCTGGCTCAACTTCTCAAACCAATGCATCTAATGATGAGGAGATGGGTACGAAGGAAGAGATGCAAGATTGGTTGTTGAGTGTTGGTATAATATCCCCCGTTACCAAAGAGTCTGCGGGTGCTATGTATCATCAACAGTTATCCCGTCAG TTGGCAGATTTTGTCAAAGTTCCACTTGAGAGAGCTGGAGGAATGGTCAATCTTATTGATATTTATTGTCTCTTCAATCGCGCTCGTGGCACAG AGTTAATCTCACCAGATGATTTGTTACAAGCATGTTCCCTGTGGGAGAAGTTTGATGT cCCCGTGGTTTTACGTAAGTTTGACAGTGGAGTCATGGTAATACAGAATAAGTCCCACAGTGATGAGGAG GTTTTCACTAAAATCAAGGTGCTTGTTATGAAGCCTGATACTCTTCGGGCTGGGATAAGTGCTAGTGATGCTGCAAGGACACTTGGAGTTGCCCCAGCAATGGCGAAGGAGCATCTTCTGTCTGCTGAGAGCAAGG GTTTGCTATGCAGAGATATAAGTCCGGATGGATTTCGTTTCTATATTAACCTGTTCACCGAGATTGATCGAGATGATTTGCATTT AGTTAAAGATCATGGAATATATGCCACATGGGTAAGGGCGAACCATGCACCTCAATAG